One genomic region from Stackebrandtia nassauensis DSM 44728 encodes:
- a CDS encoding DUF6881 domain-containing protein: protein MTRWIRCFWDEEAIWFYCELDTDGYVTRQVELQKPGNEALAAASLAEWQQAQQDGRLAEYESVYGLTAEPPISEWEGHDPQWLSASDFETVWATARQQIQDRQHRHPR, encoded by the coding sequence GTGACACGCTGGATTCGATGTTTCTGGGACGAGGAGGCCATCTGGTTCTACTGCGAGCTGGACACCGATGGGTACGTGACCCGCCAAGTCGAGCTTCAAAAGCCCGGAAACGAGGCATTGGCTGCTGCCTCGCTGGCCGAATGGCAACAAGCCCAACAAGACGGGCGGCTAGCCGAGTATGAAAGCGTCTACGGCCTTACCGCCGAACCGCCCATCTCGGAATGGGAGGGGCACGACCCGCAGTGGTTGTCGGCCAGCGATTTCGAGACAGTTTGGGCAACAGCCCGTCAGCAGATCCAAGACCGTCAGCATCGACATCCTCGCTGA
- a CDS encoding NACHT domain-containing protein → MEPVWSMVLAGLAGWVINKAGDSSTRWMGGKARKLLSLADLSLAERALAVAVRNGVREATQYVYSGDADRAEHVADSLFQVRDEAALPLVDGGEVDELPVAVRDWIAEALFPPRDDDRPNAETIAQAAGHELLSPLVAAIVHHIRYEAIRGGKVLDAFWLEHCLTVPSVRKHFGPAKNVQVNAAEMEIVEIVRAQRDVADRLPHDVVEDDFSPRLSEVFVPRTLRRVAHKPASNSRSSEMDSGVEVRTLESLVDDVNGRHILIIGEPGTGKSSAAQHIVRSAAMRWLSPAPHPNLRPSPPLRIHAAKLALDEPFGRLLAKEAQRVALPVEPVDERWFTARVAGARWLIVVDGLDEVTDRDDRDRVLRQLQRVSAQAGAHRLVILTRNLPERELQPLAHERVHRYSLGRFSRDQLEHFARHWFNHYHPQSADTLCRSFIELTQQPHLADVVRVPLFASVAAALHAAKPDRQLPTNRLQLVGQFVDDVQRPPRHCRDQDHVITVPARLASHLKRDEVPLLLQHIGVRYLDGADSLMQIAEERLLDNIAGAEVLPRGWKTDLRHLLLRTGLFTVAGTDVAFIHRAFAEYLAAQAHSAALAGGVQKLSFWIDMAKDPRTQNLSVYVLSLYLQREPSKQVKLIRQLMRQQQDSIFTQPARPGLAAAARMALMGTIIDEDIRKAVIRRLVDEAVSAPRGDWADVVFDLIAEFGPHPEVIQQITQLANNTSIPVSRRAQAAECYGWVVNRPEGLAMVETLCVDATRGAALRVADALDALSGEHHPAATQLLTNLATSTVAPLTSRVDAARRLAIRGLTKEAARVCEAIMQEPFDNSNIYGWVAELWLALEGESATTRIVELVDSENVTHWVRADVCRELARQGSVASALEIAVKILESPESQGHDDMITEMVEALTQADSKCCESLIDTVLAQKYRNFDDTAWTVLQGFRSADGLAKVPIAIEKAAIGIITHPDARAFKIRFAAREWLQACGQDACTQLLEIAAQQQQHTSTIKSEIAAAVTEQDPGMAVQLARAVLADETADLEDIASAVSAWLTTDSSRAPDILNCLSDSHHKHISVRVQVAQCFIDYQATASAKPLFESVLTDPLASLEHKTKILKLWGKATNDEGVRWSLTLILDDDSLTAEEAEEVIDTLNETGYNHLTTPVWQRILIDPDANVPIRLNAADYLRESAPDAAIATLKSAITTAPPTYETERLKRLLKWITNLPTRKTSPTTIE, encoded by the coding sequence GTGGAGCCGGTGTGGTCGATGGTGTTGGCGGGCCTGGCTGGCTGGGTTATAAACAAGGCGGGCGACTCCTCGACGCGGTGGATGGGCGGCAAAGCCAGGAAACTGTTGTCCCTGGCCGATTTGTCGCTGGCAGAGCGGGCGTTGGCGGTAGCGGTCCGCAACGGGGTGCGGGAAGCGACGCAGTACGTGTACAGCGGCGATGCAGACCGTGCCGAGCATGTGGCCGATTCTCTGTTCCAGGTACGTGACGAGGCGGCACTGCCGTTGGTGGACGGTGGAGAGGTCGATGAGCTTCCGGTGGCGGTGCGCGATTGGATCGCCGAAGCCCTGTTCCCGCCACGCGACGACGATAGGCCGAATGCCGAAACGATCGCGCAGGCCGCGGGTCATGAGCTGCTTTCGCCGTTGGTGGCCGCGATCGTGCACCACATCCGCTACGAGGCCATTCGGGGCGGCAAGGTGTTGGACGCGTTCTGGCTCGAGCACTGTCTGACGGTGCCGAGCGTGCGCAAACATTTCGGTCCCGCCAAGAATGTGCAGGTTAATGCGGCAGAGATGGAGATCGTCGAGATCGTGCGAGCGCAGCGTGACGTCGCGGATCGGCTTCCTCATGACGTTGTCGAAGACGACTTCTCACCGCGCTTGTCGGAGGTCTTCGTGCCCCGAACTCTCAGGCGGGTCGCCCACAAACCAGCGTCGAACTCTAGATCTTCAGAGATGGATTCCGGGGTGGAGGTAAGAACTCTGGAATCGCTCGTGGATGACGTTAACGGTCGCCACATCCTAATAATCGGTGAACCAGGCACCGGAAAGTCGAGTGCAGCTCAACACATCGTGCGTTCTGCTGCAATGCGGTGGCTTTCGCCCGCACCTCACCCCAACCTTCGGCCGTCGCCGCCACTGCGGATTCATGCTGCAAAGCTTGCGCTTGACGAGCCTTTCGGCCGTCTGCTCGCGAAAGAAGCACAGCGCGTAGCGCTTCCAGTTGAGCCTGTCGACGAGCGATGGTTCACCGCACGTGTCGCGGGAGCGCGATGGTTGATCGTTGTCGATGGGCTAGATGAGGTAACCGACCGCGACGACCGCGATCGTGTCTTGCGGCAGTTGCAACGAGTAAGCGCGCAGGCAGGGGCACACCGCTTGGTGATACTCACTCGTAATCTCCCCGAACGAGAGCTGCAGCCACTGGCTCATGAGCGGGTGCATCGGTATAGCTTGGGACGGTTTTCACGTGACCAGCTCGAACACTTCGCCCGCCACTGGTTCAACCATTACCACCCTCAATCAGCTGACACCCTGTGTCGAAGTTTTATCGAGCTGACACAACAGCCCCATCTGGCGGATGTCGTGCGGGTGCCGTTGTTCGCATCAGTGGCGGCAGCGTTGCATGCCGCAAAGCCCGATCGTCAGCTTCCAACAAATAGGCTTCAACTGGTTGGGCAGTTCGTTGACGATGTTCAACGACCACCGAGACACTGCCGCGATCAGGATCATGTCATCACGGTTCCTGCGCGCCTTGCGTCGCATCTGAAACGCGACGAGGTGCCGCTACTCCTTCAACATATTGGGGTGCGCTACTTGGATGGCGCGGACTCATTGATGCAGATCGCCGAGGAGCGGCTGCTGGACAACATCGCCGGAGCTGAAGTACTTCCACGTGGGTGGAAGACCGACCTGCGGCATCTCCTTCTGCGCACTGGATTGTTTACTGTGGCCGGTACAGATGTCGCATTCATACACCGCGCTTTCGCTGAGTACCTTGCCGCTCAGGCACATTCTGCGGCACTTGCCGGTGGCGTCCAGAAGCTGAGTTTCTGGATTGACATGGCCAAGGATCCCCGAACGCAGAACCTGAGCGTTTACGTGCTTAGCCTTTACCTTCAACGCGAGCCCAGCAAGCAAGTCAAACTCATACGACAGCTTATGCGCCAACAGCAGGATTCAATCTTTACTCAACCAGCTCGTCCGGGGCTAGCCGCCGCTGCGCGTATGGCGCTCATGGGCACCATCATCGATGAAGACATCCGCAAAGCCGTCATCCGCCGTCTCGTAGACGAAGCAGTGTCCGCGCCTCGCGGTGATTGGGCTGACGTTGTCTTTGACCTTATCGCGGAATTCGGACCGCATCCCGAAGTCATTCAGCAAATTACTCAATTGGCAAACAACACCAGCATTCCGGTAAGCCGACGCGCCCAAGCCGCCGAATGCTACGGATGGGTGGTGAACCGACCAGAGGGATTGGCAATGGTGGAAACGCTTTGCGTGGACGCCACACGTGGCGCCGCACTCAGAGTGGCTGATGCGCTTGATGCCCTGTCGGGTGAACACCACCCAGCGGCAACCCAACTATTGACCAACCTCGCGACCTCAACCGTGGCTCCTCTGACATCGCGTGTAGATGCCGCACGTCGCCTGGCAATACGGGGATTGACAAAGGAAGCAGCCCGGGTTTGTGAAGCAATCATGCAGGAGCCATTCGACAACAGTAATATTTATGGCTGGGTAGCCGAACTCTGGCTAGCCCTCGAGGGAGAATCAGCAACAACCCGCATTGTCGAGCTCGTCGACTCCGAAAATGTAACGCATTGGGTGCGTGCCGATGTGTGCAGAGAACTCGCACGCCAGGGATCCGTTGCGTCAGCACTAGAAATTGCCGTTAAAATACTCGAAAGCCCAGAATCTCAAGGTCACGATGACATGATCACTGAGATGGTTGAGGCTTTGACACAAGCTGACAGCAAGTGTTGTGAGTCTCTAATCGACACCGTCTTGGCGCAGAAATATAGAAACTTTGACGATACTGCATGGACAGTGCTTCAAGGTTTTCGATCTGCCGACGGCCTAGCCAAGGTTCCCATCGCAATCGAGAAAGCGGCCATTGGAATCATCACTCATCCCGATGCACGAGCCTTCAAAATTCGATTTGCCGCGCGAGAATGGCTGCAAGCCTGTGGCCAAGACGCCTGCACGCAGCTACTCGAGATTGCAGCACAGCAGCAACAACACACATCAACCATCAAGTCGGAGATCGCCGCTGCAGTCACTGAGCAAGACCCTGGGATGGCTGTTCAATTGGCGCGAGCTGTACTTGCTGATGAAACCGCAGACCTGGAGGACATTGCCTCGGCGGTTTCGGCATGGCTCACAACAGACAGTTCAAGAGCCCCTGATATCCTCAATTGCCTGAGCGATTCCCATCACAAGCACATAAGTGTACGTGTCCAAGTAGCTCAGTGCTTTATTGACTACCAGGCAACCGCGTCGGCTAAACCGCTTTTCGAGTCCGTCTTGACAGATCCGTTGGCGTCACTGGAACACAAGACCAAGATCCTAAAACTGTGGGGTAAAGCTACAAACGACGAAGGCGTTCGGTGGAGTCTCACGCTCATACTTGACGATGATTCACTGACCGCCGAAGAAGCCGAAGAAGTCATCGATACTCTAAACGAGACTGGCTATAACCATCTCACAACACCAGTATGGCAACGGATCCTGATCGATCCCGACGCGAATGTTCCCATACGTCTCAATGCTGCCGACTACCTGCGCGAGAGCGCACCTGACGCTGCGATCGCCACTCTGAAATCCGCCATCACCACTGCACCACCCACCTACGAGACGGAACGACTCAAACGACTTCTCAAATGGATAACAAACTTACCAACCCGAAAGACCAGCCCAACCACAATCGAATAG
- a CDS encoding lantibiotic dehydratase, translating to MDNSKRGGAAGTGPFRLADPRFGLARLALLPDNDPGPATPTDPVVVEGMFLSSEVDADTAPDHADRRLATQRAFDIRARRRTTPQSVFAAVADVEFTDASPDLAIGTAHRVRTYPNPVWLHQVCDQVLDSTEVLRGLRFTANNLTARRGDRLEADLPSNDSLTKPQHASIRATEAVDVIMDACRASATWSRIATAIRHRWPHVPESVIDTALRQLVRSGIVVTDLTPPDACTDPISHVLDKLPDTEPLAKTLTRLRETLATADAHPPGDAARMTALKTAHRITDRLNKTWRPLCADTAAEARIRLPKEAADQIAQAAGVLWRIAPHTDPLSTWHERFLHRYGAGRLVPVLEACDLVTGLGHDPNEPAAPHYRASTDALARLLNDALTCGALEVQLDASVIDALDQRRPGDQAEPSAEIYTRIVVASSTASDGDFCFAVTNTASPAGSTRARFTGLVPDGPVVTDTGQDTMVTELAFRPLSFAVAALTGRAEPAPWRIPIGTVPRPGDLLPDDLAVISNGQRLGLWSIRHHRPVKAVHHNQLGHHLMPPLAGFLCRLSQHGTVAVRPWTWGPFESAAFTPRVRFGNVILAPARWRLPEDLRQAAKGRTPWDAALKRWRTSTRPALPITVVVEDTDRHLPLDLDRDDDRELFRRYVSRGVAAVTEPPGGPQAIQAVVPGAAGRHALEIVVPLAAIAQPEPVTPLYSASVRCPCDGAFLPGGPWLSLAIDAPPSTQDAVLARITHAATDVADLWKRWFWLRYDTPQRGPHLRIRFHGDPATLGGQLLPILGQTCAALTTEGLSSGFGIETYHQETERYGGPGAIELVEDVFHHDAHLTARLLSSHPSANDRLAVAAVSAAEIARIVADGDRAALTPYRLDRAARHVQGRLRPRARAFDDTTPLHPPLWEDRAAALKIYRAFLPPQRRVNCASSLIHMHANRLLGDNNRERIARALAADLIARTTP from the coding sequence ATGGACAACAGCAAGCGAGGCGGGGCGGCCGGCACCGGGCCGTTCCGCCTCGCGGACCCCCGATTCGGTCTGGCACGCCTTGCCCTGCTGCCCGACAACGATCCTGGCCCCGCCACCCCGACTGACCCGGTGGTGGTCGAGGGGATGTTTCTGTCGTCTGAGGTCGACGCCGACACCGCACCCGACCACGCCGACCGGCGACTTGCCACCCAACGCGCCTTCGACATCCGGGCACGACGCCGCACCACCCCCCAAAGCGTGTTCGCCGCCGTCGCTGACGTGGAGTTCACCGACGCCAGCCCCGACCTGGCCATCGGCACCGCCCACCGGGTGCGGACGTACCCGAACCCGGTGTGGCTGCATCAGGTGTGCGATCAGGTCTTGGACTCCACCGAGGTGTTGCGCGGCTTGAGGTTCACGGCCAACAACCTCACCGCACGACGCGGCGACCGCCTGGAGGCCGACCTGCCCTCGAACGACTCGCTCACCAAACCGCAACACGCCAGCATCCGCGCCACCGAAGCCGTGGACGTGATCATGGACGCCTGCCGCGCGAGCGCAACGTGGAGCCGCATCGCCACCGCCATCCGGCACCGGTGGCCCCACGTTCCCGAATCGGTCATCGACACGGCCCTGCGCCAGCTGGTCCGCAGTGGGATCGTCGTCACCGACTTGACGCCGCCCGACGCGTGCACCGACCCGATCAGTCACGTCCTAGACAAGCTCCCCGACACCGAACCACTCGCCAAGACCCTGACACGGCTCCGCGAAACCCTAGCCACAGCCGATGCTCACCCGCCCGGCGACGCCGCTCGCATGACCGCGCTGAAAACCGCCCACCGCATCACCGACCGACTGAACAAGACCTGGCGGCCACTTTGCGCCGACACCGCGGCCGAAGCACGCATCCGCTTGCCGAAGGAGGCCGCCGATCAGATCGCGCAGGCTGCCGGGGTGTTGTGGCGCATCGCGCCCCACACCGATCCACTGTCGACTTGGCACGAACGCTTCCTCCACCGCTACGGTGCGGGCCGTCTGGTGCCCGTGCTGGAGGCGTGCGATCTCGTGACCGGCCTCGGCCACGACCCGAACGAGCCCGCAGCGCCCCACTACCGCGCATCCACCGACGCTTTGGCCCGACTGCTCAACGACGCCCTCACCTGCGGCGCGCTGGAAGTCCAGCTCGATGCCTCAGTGATCGACGCACTCGACCAGCGCCGCCCAGGCGATCAGGCCGAGCCGTCGGCCGAGATCTACACACGCATCGTGGTCGCCAGCAGCACAGCCAGCGACGGGGACTTCTGCTTCGCCGTCACCAACACCGCCTCCCCGGCGGGGTCCACCCGCGCGCGCTTTACCGGCCTGGTGCCTGATGGTCCGGTCGTTACCGACACGGGGCAGGACACGATGGTCACCGAGTTGGCGTTTCGGCCGCTGTCTTTCGCCGTGGCCGCACTGACCGGTCGCGCCGAGCCTGCTCCTTGGCGTATCCCGATCGGTACCGTGCCCCGACCTGGTGACCTGCTGCCCGACGACCTCGCGGTGATCTCCAACGGCCAGCGACTTGGCCTGTGGTCCATACGCCACCACCGGCCCGTCAAGGCCGTCCACCACAACCAGCTGGGCCACCACCTGATGCCACCGCTGGCGGGTTTCTTGTGCCGCCTGTCCCAACACGGCACCGTCGCTGTGCGGCCGTGGACCTGGGGACCGTTCGAATCCGCCGCGTTTACCCCGCGCGTGCGCTTCGGCAACGTCATCCTCGCCCCCGCCCGCTGGCGGCTCCCCGAGGATCTGCGCCAGGCCGCCAAGGGGCGAACACCGTGGGACGCCGCGCTGAAGCGCTGGCGCACCAGTACCCGCCCGGCGCTGCCGATCACCGTCGTGGTCGAAGACACCGACCGGCATCTGCCGCTCGACCTCGACCGTGACGACGACCGCGAACTGTTTCGCCGCTACGTATCCCGAGGAGTAGCCGCGGTGACCGAACCGCCCGGCGGCCCTCAGGCGATCCAAGCCGTCGTGCCTGGTGCGGCAGGACGTCACGCCTTGGAGATCGTCGTTCCGCTGGCTGCCATCGCGCAGCCCGAACCCGTCACTCCACTGTATTCAGCATCAGTGCGCTGCCCTTGCGACGGCGCCTTTCTGCCCGGCGGGCCGTGGCTGTCACTGGCCATCGACGCCCCACCTTCCACACAAGACGCCGTCCTGGCACGCATCACCCACGCCGCCACCGACGTCGCCGACCTGTGGAAGCGCTGGTTTTGGCTCCGCTACGACACCCCGCAGCGCGGACCCCACCTGAGAATCCGCTTCCACGGCGATCCCGCCACCTTGGGCGGGCAACTCCTTCCCATCCTCGGCCAGACGTGCGCCGCGCTGACCACTGAGGGATTGTCCAGCGGATTCGGCATCGAGACCTACCACCAAGAAACCGAACGCTACGGCGGCCCCGGGGCCATCGAACTGGTCGAAGACGTCTTCCACCACGACGCCCACCTCACCGCCCGCCTCCTGTCCAGCCACCCCAGCGCTAACGACCGGCTGGCGGTTGCCGCCGTATCGGCAGCTGAGATCGCCCGCATCGTCGCCGATGGCGACCGCGCCGCCCTCACCCCGTACCGCCTGGATCGGGCCGCCCGTCACGTTCAGGGCCGATTGCGTCCCCGCGCCCGCGCATTCGACGACACCACACCGCTCCACCCACCACTGTGGGAAGACCGCGCCGCCGCGTTGAAAATCTACCGAGCGTTCTTGCCGCCGCAGCGCCGCGTCAACTGCGCCTCATCGCTGATCCACATGCACGCCAACCGTCTCCTGGGCGACAACAACCGCGAACGCATCGCCCGGGCACTGGCCGCCGACCTCATCGCTCGGACAACACCATGA
- a CDS encoding FxLD family lanthipeptide has translation MESFEDLFNLDVRVQAGGRSARRCNPTNDGCSNSCTSVGCPR, from the coding sequence ATGGAGTCTTTTGAGGACTTGTTCAATTTGGACGTCCGCGTCCAAGCGGGCGGAAGGTCAGCACGCCGGTGCAACCCGACCAACGACGGCTGCTCGAACTCGTGCACCTCGGTCGGCTGCCCCCGGTAA
- a CDS encoding ATP-binding protein — MATKRGESLARSLEALGSGYGVEHISEPTMAQLRRIDEFAFETKNLVRIIHVISHGEVDGQDQLHLVARNGFGYRTNMTSLCRSLADLAGEYGHILLVLDLCHAGTAVRDLTHRQFGDRLWVAAAAGADRETWDGVFTQAFADTLMQIAKQRSVEGTADQHVFDPSAPYVSMAFVRSRVVENLVKLWPEKAASRAPDPWFHGAFSKGDGGVQGVPFFANPRFDPLARDAVTARQRISSGLHEYLDIAHFQDRVGTHFTGRRTLLTELGNWRADRDTNTPVRLIVGGAGVGKSSVLGVIVLTGHPHVAKRPEFHKQLAELRRRLPSEFSQEFTEPIAAVHARQLRTDDVVGSLMDQLYGQSGGPKAKPPDSTVGNFISWLRTTQHPPLLIVDAIDEAADSLDLIRRLIIPLTRTAVHFGAVRLLLALRTVDEQQRRLAKEIASIASAGDDRTIKLHDIDLSEPAELHRDLRRFLIETLETDDNRAWRQARVASVAQHVATQLTRSPEGDWGAFLVAVLFSQYLLRQTEHDLDAALQTIPRTLPEVLELDLAMGNARRRQQRRAVLAALAHVKGAGMPSHLVHLLAQQVFGGGDNLDTATLLTDPQDLKVYLRTSVDTNNTTLFRLFHQALVDHLLAYPRRSAHEGLHT, encoded by the coding sequence ATGGCCACCAAACGTGGCGAGAGCTTGGCCAGATCCCTTGAAGCCCTGGGATCGGGGTATGGGGTTGAGCATATTTCCGAACCAACGATGGCACAGTTGCGTCGGATCGACGAGTTCGCTTTTGAGACGAAAAACTTGGTTCGGATTATCCATGTTATCTCTCATGGCGAAGTGGATGGACAGGATCAGCTGCACTTGGTGGCTCGCAACGGGTTCGGATATCGCACCAACATGACAAGCCTTTGTCGCAGCCTTGCCGATCTTGCTGGAGAGTACGGACATATCTTGTTGGTCTTGGATCTGTGTCATGCGGGCACCGCAGTGCGGGATCTAACCCATCGACAGTTTGGGGACCGGTTGTGGGTTGCTGCCGCTGCTGGTGCCGATCGAGAAACATGGGATGGAGTATTTACACAGGCTTTTGCTGACACGCTGATGCAGATTGCAAAGCAACGCAGTGTAGAAGGCACTGCCGATCAGCATGTTTTTGATCCGAGCGCCCCCTACGTGAGTATGGCATTCGTTCGAAGCCGAGTGGTGGAGAACCTGGTGAAGTTGTGGCCAGAAAAGGCGGCGTCACGGGCGCCAGACCCTTGGTTTCATGGGGCGTTTAGCAAGGGTGATGGCGGAGTTCAGGGGGTGCCGTTCTTCGCCAATCCGCGATTCGACCCGCTCGCTCGCGACGCTGTGACTGCACGCCAGCGAATTAGTTCTGGGTTGCACGAGTATCTGGACATCGCACACTTTCAGGATCGGGTAGGCACCCATTTCACTGGTCGACGCACGTTGTTGACTGAGCTTGGGAACTGGCGGGCTGATCGAGACACTAATACACCGGTGCGGTTGATTGTTGGGGGTGCTGGAGTCGGTAAGTCCAGTGTGTTGGGTGTCATTGTTCTAACAGGACATCCACATGTCGCCAAACGGCCTGAGTTTCACAAACAGTTGGCTGAATTGAGAAGGCGTCTACCGTCTGAGTTCAGTCAGGAGTTTACTGAGCCCATTGCGGCAGTGCATGCCCGACAACTGAGGACAGACGATGTCGTGGGTTCATTGATGGATCAGCTTTACGGACAAAGTGGAGGTCCGAAAGCCAAGCCGCCTGATAGCACTGTCGGTAACTTCATTTCGTGGTTGAGAACGACGCAGCATCCACCATTGCTGATTGTGGACGCTATCGATGAGGCCGCTGACTCCCTTGACTTGATTAGGCGATTGATAATTCCACTGACGCGAACGGCAGTCCATTTCGGAGCAGTCCGATTGCTTCTGGCGCTGCGCACTGTCGACGAACAGCAACGGCGCCTGGCGAAAGAGATTGCGAGCATCGCATCCGCAGGTGATGACCGGACCATCAAACTGCACGACATCGACTTGTCTGAGCCAGCCGAGCTTCATCGTGACCTCCGGAGATTTCTAATTGAGACTCTGGAAACTGACGACAACCGCGCGTGGCGCCAAGCGCGGGTCGCGTCTGTCGCTCAACATGTGGCTACTCAATTGACCCGCTCTCCCGAGGGCGACTGGGGGGCGTTCTTGGTGGCGGTGCTGTTTTCACAGTACTTGCTGCGTCAAACTGAGCATGATTTGGATGCCGCATTGCAGACCATTCCCCGCACGTTGCCAGAGGTACTAGAGCTCGATTTGGCAATGGGTAATGCGCGGCGTCGTCAGCAACGTCGCGCTGTGTTGGCGGCCCTGGCACACGTCAAGGGCGCTGGCATGCCGTCTCACTTGGTGCATCTACTGGCCCAGCAAGTCTTCGGTGGCGGTGACAACCTCGACACCGCCACTTTGTTGACTGACCCGCAAGACCTGAAGGTTTACCTGCGTACAAGCGTCGATACCAACAACACCACGCTGTTCCGGTTGTTTCATCAAGCACTGGTCGATCATCTACTTGCTTATCCTCGGCGATCTGCGCATGAAGGACTTCACACATGA
- a CDS encoding lanthionine synthetase C family protein, translating to MTTLDDQITTVAQRLRDPETVVAAVAGAEVASLTHGLAGTALLHARLAHIDPDFAHAAHRHWTAAAELLKNHPGGFSGIQGGLGGLAASLIIGTSYLPDTHHHPATAPGATWLSTCASDMADLYQRTDILTWDVYDAITGLAGIGRVLLAAHHTAVGNVEPGLKAALTTLTAILAPRDTHRPGWWMPAADHPEAVAVHPSGAATTGLAHGVAGPLAFLSTAHIAGWSVPGQTDAIDHAATWLVRWRRDDGTWPPAVTGDELDNHTPPATTGRADAWCYGTPGITRALILAGHALGEPEVLLIAGNALHDFADRSPEQWDVDGPTLCHGYAGIVQSQPAKDPVTKAAVNEVAAAFDPESPFGFQHHDHGQTHDQPGLLVGAAGVALALADYRQLPAPSTPAPWDCLLHLS from the coding sequence ATGACCACACTCGACGATCAGATCACCACCGTCGCGCAACGCCTCCGCGACCCCGAAACCGTCGTCGCCGCTGTCGCCGGTGCCGAGGTGGCGTCCCTCACCCATGGCCTGGCCGGGACTGCGCTACTGCACGCCCGCCTGGCTCACATCGACCCCGACTTCGCCCACGCGGCTCACCGCCACTGGACCGCCGCCGCCGAACTCCTCAAGAACCACCCGGGCGGCTTCAGCGGTATCCAAGGCGGACTCGGCGGCCTGGCCGCATCCCTCATCATCGGCACCAGCTACCTGCCCGACACCCACCACCATCCCGCCACCGCTCCTGGCGCAACATGGCTGTCCACATGCGCCAGCGACATGGCCGACCTGTATCAGCGCACCGACATCCTCACCTGGGACGTCTACGACGCGATCACCGGCCTGGCCGGGATCGGCCGCGTCCTGCTGGCCGCCCACCACACCGCAGTCGGCAATGTCGAGCCCGGTCTGAAAGCAGCGCTGACCACCTTGACCGCGATCCTCGCACCCCGCGACACCCACCGACCCGGATGGTGGATGCCCGCCGCAGACCACCCCGAGGCCGTCGCCGTCCACCCCTCAGGGGCAGCAACCACTGGCTTGGCCCACGGCGTGGCAGGGCCACTGGCATTCCTGTCCACCGCCCACATCGCCGGATGGTCCGTACCCGGCCAAACCGACGCCATCGACCACGCCGCCACCTGGCTGGTGCGCTGGCGACGTGACGATGGGACATGGCCTCCCGCCGTCACCGGCGACGAACTCGACAACCACACCCCACCCGCCACAACCGGCCGCGCCGACGCCTGGTGCTACGGCACTCCCGGCATCACCCGCGCGCTCATCCTCGCCGGGCACGCCCTGGGCGAACCCGAAGTACTCCTCATCGCGGGCAACGCCCTCCACGATTTTGCCGACCGATCACCCGAACAGTGGGATGTGGACGGACCGACCCTGTGCCACGGCTATGCCGGAATCGTGCAGTCCCAGCCCGCCAAGGATCCCGTCACCAAGGCCGCCGTCAACGAAGTCGCCGCGGCCTTCGATCCCGAAAGCCCTTTCGGGTTCCAGCACCACGACCACGGCCAGACCCACGACCAACCCGGCCTCCTCGTCGGTGCGGCCGGTGTCGCCCTCGCCCTGGCCGACTACCGACAGCTTCCCGCCCCCAGCACCCCAGCCCCCTGGGATTGCCTGCTCCACCTGTCATAA